The following are encoded in a window of Impatiens glandulifera chromosome 5, dImpGla2.1, whole genome shotgun sequence genomic DNA:
- the LOC124940472 gene encoding uncharacterized protein LOC124940472, with product MARLLPRVLSSLTLCPCASSPSSFAVPFLLSHRLTTHRSRSNRSEKAQLVEVDLESDGDVEAMDMRRLDDVIHGIIVKRAAPDWLPFMPGYSYWVPPIHRPSGIVEIIRRLTNPLTDDESMSLSSSRGWPSSTYFIEASTPTHPVLEVDVEVNVQEVASKHTDEED from the exons ATGGCGCGTCTCCTTCCAAGAGTACTATCCTCCCTTACTCTATGTCCTTGTGCATCCAGCCCTTCTTCTTTCGCGGTTCCTTTTCTTTTATCTCATCGCCTCACGACCCATAGAAGCCGATCCAATCGATCTGAGAAAGCCCAATTGGTCGAGGTAGACCTAGAGTCTGATGGAGATGTCGAGGCAATGGATATGCGTAGGCTTGATGATGTTATCCATGGAATTATCGTCAAACGGGCGGCACCCGACTGGCTCCCATTCATGCCAGGCTATTCCTACTGGGTCCCTCCCATTCATCGCCCTTCTGGTATTGTTGAAATTATCAGGAGACTGACGAATCCCCTCACTGACGACGAGTCCATGTCTCTCAGCTCCTCACGAGGTTGGCCTTCCTCCACTTACTTCATTGAAG CTAGTACTCCAACACATCCTGTTTTGGAGGTTGATGTGGAAGTGAATGTTCAGGAAGTTGCATCTAAGCATACTGATGAAGAAGATTAA